TCCGGGATGCAGCACGACGCCTCCGAGGGCCACCGGCTGCTGCACGAGGCGTACGAGCGCGACCCGAACTCCCTGGGCCCCATCCAGGCCCTCGCCGGCTTCTCGCGCTCGCACCGCGAGGCCTGGGGCGCGCTCCGCGAGCGGCTCCCCGTGCAGCTCGGCGATGTCAGCGACCAGGTCTCCTCGGTCTTCGACGCCATAGACCAAGAAGTCGCCCCGCTCGAGTCCCTGCTCCCCGAGGCCCCGGCCCAGGGTGGCGGCAAGGGCGGCGGTCAGCGCCAGGGCTCCGGCTCGGGACCCTCGGACACCTCGACGGGCTCCGACCGCTCCACACCCCCGGGCACCGGCGGCTCCGCCGAGCACAACGGCGGCGGCAACCCCAGCAAGGCGGCCCCCTCCGGCAGCCACGACGAGGGCCTCCTGGGCGGCAACACGGGCGGCCTCCTGGACCCCCCGAAGTCCACCGACACCACCACCCCGACCTCCCCGTCCCCCTCAGCCGACCCGGACGTCACCCTCCCGCCGCTCCTCCCGGGCCTCCTCCCGGGCCTGGGCATCAACGGCGAGGACGCGAACTAGCTCTTCCAGTACGACGATGGGGGCGCCCTTTCCACAAAGGGCGCCCCCATCGTCGTACGGCACACAACCTCAGAAGAACACCGACCGGCGCTGCACCAGCAGCTTGTAGAGCGTGTGCTGGATCTGTTCCCTCACCTGGTCCGTCAGGTTGAACATCAGCATCGGGTCCTCGGCCGCCTCCGGGGGATAGCCGTCCGTGGGGATCGGCTCGCCGAACTGGATCGTCCACTTGGTCGGGAGCGGGATCGCGCCCAGGGGGCCCAGCCACGGGAAGGTCGGGGTCAGCGGGAAGTACGGGAAGCCCAGGACGCGAGCCAGGGTCTTCGCGTTGCCGATCATCGGGTAGATCTCCTCCGCGCCCACGATCGAGCACGGGATGATCGGGGTGCGCTGGCGCAGGGCCGTGGAGACGAAACCGCCCCGGCCGAAGCGCTGGAGCTTGTAGCGCTCGCTGAAGGGCTTGCCGATGCCCTTGAAGCCCTCCGGCATCACCCCGACCACCTCGCCCTGCCCGAGCAGGCGTTCCGCGTCCTCCGCGCAGGCCAGGGTGTGACCGAGCTTGCGGGCGAGTTCGTTGACCACCGGCAGCATGAACACCAGGTCCGCCGCGAGCAGCCGTAGATGCCGACCGGCCGGGTGGTGGTCGTGGACGGCGACCTGCATCATCAGCCCGTCCAGCGGCAGCGTGCCCGAGTGGTTGGCGACGATCAGCGCCCCGCCCTCCGACGGGATGTTCTCGACACCCTTCACCTCGACCCGGAAGTACTTCTCGTACACCGGCCGCAGCAGGGACATCAGGACCTGGTCGGTGAGTTCCTCGTCGTACCCGAAGTCGTCGACCTCGTAGTCCCCGGTGAGGCGCCGGCGCAGGAAGTTCAGACCCCCCGCGATCCGCCGTTCCAGACCGCCCTCGTCGTGCGCCTGCTGCGGCGGCTCTTCCTCACGCGTCACAGGAACATCATCCTGCGCGGAAGCCCTGCTGGGCAGGGGCTGGACCTCACGGACCAGCGCGGGCTCGGGCCCCTTGCGCCGGCTCCCCGCGCTCCGGCGCCGCTGCGGCCGCTGTACGGCGCCCGCGCGGGACCGGTCGTCGTCGAACGGAATGACCTTGGCGTCCGCCATCGTTGATGCGCTCCTCAGTTGGCGCTCTGCGTCGGTGGGTGGCTGCCACCCGCGAGGGGCAGCGCGGCGATCCGGTCGACGGCTCCCGCGACGGCCTCCGGCGGCAGCAGTCCGGGGCCCTGGCTGCGCGCGAAGTCCGCGAAGGTCTCCGCCGTCGTGTACTTCGGCCGGAATCCGAGCGTCTCGCGCATCTGGACCGTCGACACGACCCGGCCGTGGGTCAGCAGCCGGATCTGCTCGGGCGAGAAGTCCGTCACCCCCAGCGTACGCACCAGCGACCCGGCCCAGGTGACGGCCGGCAGCAGCAGCGGCACCGTGGGCCGCCCGAGCCGCCGGGAACACTGCGACAGCAACAGCACGCCGTCGCCCGCGATGTTGAAGGTGCCGCTGTTGAGCGTGCCCCGCTCCGGCTCGTGCGAGGCGATCCTGAGGACCTCGATCACGTCGTCCTCGTGCACGAACTGCAACCGGGGGTCGTACCCGAGCACGGTCGGCAGCACCGGCAGCGCGAAGTACGAGGCGAGCGGGGTGTCCGCCGTCGGCCCCAGGATGTTGGCGAACCTGAGCACGCACACGGCCACGTCCGGGCGCCGCCGCGCGAACCCCCGCACATACCCCTCGACCTCGACCGCGTCCTTGGCGAAGCCCCCGGACGGCAGCGACTTGGGCGGGGTGGTCTCCGTGAACACGGCCGGATCCCGGGGCGCCGAGCCGTACACGTTCGTACTGGACTTCACCACGAGCCGCTGCACGTTCGGCGACTTCTGACAGGCCCCGAGCAGCTGCATGGTGCCGATGACGTTGGTCTCCTTGACCGTGGTCCGGCTCCCGCTGCCCAGCGCCATCGCCGTCACATCCAGGTGTACGACGGTGTCGGCGGCCGTCTCGGCCAGCACCCGGGCGATACCGGGCTGCCTGATGTCGGCCTGGATGAAGTCGGCACCGCCCAGATGGTGTTCGGGCGCGACCGCGTCCACGGCGATCACCCGGTCGACCTGCGGGTCACGCTGGATGCGTCGTACGAAGCGGCCGCCCAGCTGTCGGGCCACCCCGGTCACGAGCACGACCTTTCCCAAGATCAGCGCCTTCCTTCCAGCCGTGGTCCGGCCCTGGTGCCGCCCTGATACGGCACCGGTCCTGTGCCGCGTTCCCCGTGTGCGGCCAACTTAGCGGGTCGATGTTGCGCTGTGATGACCGCCCGCTGCGCGAGGTGACGACATCCAGCCCACCGCCACACTCCCGACACGCATGTGGCCCCCCACCGGCATTGGGT
Above is a window of Streptomyces griseorubiginosus DNA encoding:
- a CDS encoding NAD-dependent epimerase/dehydratase family protein; the encoded protein is MGKVVLVTGVARQLGGRFVRRIQRDPQVDRVIAVDAVAPEHHLGGADFIQADIRQPGIARVLAETAADTVVHLDVTAMALGSGSRTTVKETNVIGTMQLLGACQKSPNVQRLVVKSSTNVYGSAPRDPAVFTETTPPKSLPSGGFAKDAVEVEGYVRGFARRRPDVAVCVLRFANILGPTADTPLASYFALPVLPTVLGYDPRLQFVHEDDVIEVLRIASHEPERGTLNSGTFNIAGDGVLLLSQCSRRLGRPTVPLLLPAVTWAGSLVRTLGVTDFSPEQIRLLTHGRVVSTVQMRETLGFRPKYTTAETFADFARSQGPGLLPPEAVAGAVDRIAALPLAGGSHPPTQSAN
- a CDS encoding lysophospholipid acyltransferase family protein, producing the protein MADAKVIPFDDDRSRAGAVQRPQRRRSAGSRRKGPEPALVREVQPLPSRASAQDDVPVTREEEPPQQAHDEGGLERRIAGGLNFLRRRLTGDYEVDDFGYDEELTDQVLMSLLRPVYEKYFRVEVKGVENIPSEGGALIVANHSGTLPLDGLMMQVAVHDHHPAGRHLRLLAADLVFMLPVVNELARKLGHTLACAEDAERLLGQGEVVGVMPEGFKGIGKPFSERYKLQRFGRGGFVSTALRQRTPIIPCSIVGAEEIYPMIGNAKTLARVLGFPYFPLTPTFPWLGPLGAIPLPTKWTIQFGEPIPTDGYPPEAAEDPMLMFNLTDQVREQIQHTLYKLLVQRRSVFF